Proteins encoded in a region of the Oceanidesulfovibrio indonesiensis genome:
- the tssD gene encoding type VI secretion system tube protein TssD: MAIPVYLWLKDDGGADIKGSVDVQDRDGSIEVVAQEHKLYIPTDNNTGKLTGTRIHTPFLFTKEIDSSSPYLYKAVTTGQTLKSAEFKWYKINDACQEVEYFNTKLENVKVVKVNPEMYDIKDPSKEKHNHLER; this comes from the coding sequence CTTTGGCTGAAAGACGACGGCGGCGCGGACATCAAAGGGTCTGTAGACGTTCAGGATCGTGACGGCAGCATCGAAGTGGTGGCTCAGGAACATAAACTGTACATCCCGACCGATAACAACACCGGCAAGCTGACCGGCACTCGTATCCACACGCCGTTCCTGTTCACTAAGGAAATCGATTCCTCCAGCCCGTATCTGTACAAAGCGGTGACCACCGGCCAGACCCTGAAGTCTGCGGAATTCAAGTGGTACAAAATCAACGACGCGTGTCAGGAAGTGGAGTACTTCAACACCAAACTGGAAAACGTGAAGGTCGTGAAGGTAAATCCTGAAATGTATGACATCAAGGATCCTTCTAAAGAGAAGCACAACCACCTGGAACG